GTTGACGCCATCCCCGGCATCCTGAGACTGCGGGTGGGCGTGATCAACGAACCCTTGGGAAAAAAGGCGGCCCAGCACGTATACGTGGGGTCAAAGTCTGACTGGTTTGATATCACCGACAACCTGCCCCAGTTCGAGAAAACCGAACGCACCAACGATCCACACTGATCACTCGGCCGGCACCACCCGGTACACCTTGCCCTGGCGTGAATCGGTCAGCAGCCACAGGGCGCCATCCGGCCCCATACGCACATCCCGGATTCGCTCACCGAGATTGGTGAGCAGATCTTCTTCCTCAATCACCTGTTCGTTGTTAATGGTCAGACGCACCAGTTTCTGACTCCTCAGGGCACCGACAAACACATCGCCCCGCCATTGCGGGAACAGGTCGCCGGTATAAAAGGCCATGCCAGAGGGGGCAATAGACGGGTCCCAGTAGTGCAGTGGATCGGTTACACCGTCCATAGTGGTCTTGTCTGAGATGGGGATGCCGGAGTAGTCGATGCCGTAGGTGACCTTCGGCCAGCCGTAGTCATTCCCCGCCCTGATAATGTTAATCTCGTCGCCACCCCGGGGTCCATGTTCATGGCTCCAGACTTCACCGGTGTCCGGATGCAGGGTCATGCCCTGGATGTTGCGGTTGCCGTAGGTGTAGAAGGTGTTGTTGGTGCGGGCATCATCCATAAAAGGGTTGTCTGCAATCGCGTCACCGTTGGTGGAAATGCGATGAACACCACCGGCATCGTCCCGATTGTCCTGGGCCCTGTCCATGTCACCCCGGTCACCGATGGCCACGTAGAGATGGCCGCTCTGGTCAAAAACCATCCTGCCCGCAAAGTGCCTGCCATTGCTGGAGCGGGGTAAAGCTTCAAAAATCACTTCAACGTTCTCAAGCGCTTCGCCATTGTAGGTGGCACGGGCAACGCGGGTAGTCATGCCGTCGCTGTTGCGGTGTGCGTAACTCAGAAACAGGGTCTGGTTGTCGGTGAACTGCGGGTGCAGCACCACATCCAGAAGCCCGCCCTGGCCGGAGGCAACCAGCTCCGGCAGTCCCTTCACCGGCTCTCGCACAAGATTGCCGTTTTCAATCCGGCGAAGCCGACCCTCACGTTCGGTGACCAGCATGGTGCCGTCGGGCAGGAAAGCCAGGCTCCAGGGGTGCTCAAGGCCCTGGGCGACGGTTTCTATCCGGAAATCGGTTTTGTTGGATGAGAACGTCTGGTCAGACCATACTGGGGACGCTACCAGTACTGATAAGCCCGCGGCGATGACGATAGTCGAGCGGTTCATGAGGTCTCCTCCACGCTAAGGTAGTGTCAGCGGTGCCACGCCGACGACTAGTGAGTAATCTAGACGATACCAGAGTGTACGACACAAAAAAGCCACCGGTTTGCGGTGGCTTTTTTGTGTTCGTCAGGAAAGACTCAGAAACGGTAACTCAAGGTGCCCGTTACAGTGCGTTTGGTGCCTATGAAGCAATCGCCCCGAGCCAGGCAGGTAGTGAAGTAAGTCTCATTGGTCAGGTTGTTGACGTTCACAGCCAGTTCCCAGTTGTCACGACCGTAGGCAATCATGGCGTCCAGCAGGGTTTCTGCAGGGGTCTTGAGTTGGTCTGTGCCGTCCCAGCTTGACCCGACATAACGCACACCGGCACCGGCCCGAAGCCCCGGAATACCAACTGACCGCAGGTCATGTTGGCTCCAGATCGATGCTGTGTGGGCGGGAATGCTTGGCAGTCGGGCACCTTTGTTGTTGCCCTCCTCAACCTCGGTATCCGTGTAGGCATAGTTGGCGATCAGGTCCCAGTGTGCATTCACGTCCACTTTTGCTTCCAATTCGATGCCACGGGCGCTGGTCTCGCCATTCTGAATCTGATTGTTCGGATTCACGGGGTCAGGAGCCTGGCGGTTCTTTTCGCGCAGATCATATACCGTAGCGGTATACAGGCTCGCGGAGTCAGCCGGCTGATACTTTACGCCGACTTCAACCTGCTCACCTTTTAACGGCTCGAACGGATTGTTGAAAGCATCAAGACCGGTGACCGGTTTGAAGGATTCCGAGTAGCTGATGAACGGAGTGACACCGTTGCTGAACTTGTACATCAGGCCAGCCCTGCCGGTGACCTCCTCGTCGGTG
The window above is part of the Marinobacter sp. THAF197a genome. Proteins encoded here:
- a CDS encoding PQQ-dependent sugar dehydrogenase, which encodes MNRSTIVIAAGLSVLVASPVWSDQTFSSNKTDFRIETVAQGLEHPWSLAFLPDGTMLVTEREGRLRRIENGNLVREPVKGLPELVASGQGGLLDVVLHPQFTDNQTLFLSYAHRNSDGMTTRVARATYNGEALENVEVIFEALPRSSNGRHFAGRMVFDQSGHLYVAIGDRGDMDRAQDNRDDAGGVHRISTNGDAIADNPFMDDARTNNTFYTYGNRNIQGMTLHPDTGEVWSHEHGPRGGDEINIIRAGNDYGWPKVTYGIDYSGIPISDKTTMDGVTDPLHYWDPSIAPSGMAFYTGDLFPQWRGDVFVGALRSQKLVRLTINNEQVIEEEDLLTNLGERIRDVRMGPDGALWLLTDSRQGKVYRVVPAE